From one Rhizobium lentis genomic stretch:
- a CDS encoding Maf-like protein — protein MALKYKLILASGSPRRVDLLNQAGIEPSRLMPMDIDETPKKSEHPRSLARRLSAEKAEAALAAIKGDITWKGSYILSADTVVAVGRRILGKAEFADEALSSLHLLSGRNHLVYTGVCLVTPDRKIRQKIVETKVRFKRLSGFEIENYLASGQWRGKAGAYGIQGLAGTFVQKMVGSYTNVVGLPLYETILLLTGEGFDVHSRWPEG, from the coding sequence ATGGCGCTGAAATACAAGCTCATTCTGGCTTCGGGCTCGCCCCGCCGTGTCGACCTGCTCAACCAGGCCGGCATCGAGCCTTCGCGCCTGATGCCGATGGATATCGACGAAACGCCGAAGAAATCGGAGCATCCGCGCTCGCTCGCCCGAAGGCTGTCGGCCGAGAAGGCCGAGGCGGCCCTTGCCGCCATCAAGGGCGATATTACCTGGAAGGGCAGCTATATCCTGTCCGCCGATACGGTGGTCGCCGTTGGCCGCCGCATTCTCGGCAAGGCTGAATTCGCCGACGAGGCGTTGAGTTCGCTGCATCTGTTGTCGGGACGCAACCATCTCGTCTATACCGGCGTTTGCCTGGTGACACCCGATCGCAAGATCCGCCAGAAGATCGTCGAGACCAAGGTGCGCTTCAAGCGGCTCTCCGGTTTCGAGATCGAGAACTACCTGGCGTCGGGCCAGTGGCGCGGCAAGGCAGGCGCCTATGGCATCCAGGGCCTTGCCGGCACTTTCGTGCAGAAGATGGTGGGCTCCTACACCAATGTCGTCGGCCTGCCGCTTTATGAAACCATTCTGCTTCTGACCGGCGAGGGCTTCGATGTGCATAGCCGGTGGCCCGAGGGCTGA
- the infA gene encoding translation initiation factor IF-1, with the protein MPKEEVLEFPGIVTELLPNATFRVKLENEHEIIAHTAGRMRKNRIRVLAGDKVLVEMTPYDLTKGRITYRFK; encoded by the coding sequence ATGCCGAAAGAAGAAGTCCTCGAATTCCCGGGAATCGTTACCGAGCTTCTGCCGAATGCGACGTTTCGCGTGAAGCTTGAAAACGAACACGAGATCATCGCCCACACCGCCGGCCGCATGCGCAAGAACCGCATCCGCGTTCTCGCCGGTGACAAGGTGCTGGTGGAAATGACGCCCTATGATCTGACCAAGGGCCGCATCACCTATCGATTCAAGTAA
- the hisD gene encoding histidinol dehydrogenase translates to MAIWLDQASEGFKQHFAAFLTTKREVSEDVNSVARAIIDDVRARGDVALAEYSLKFDGIDFATVPMRVTPEEIDAAIEAVPSEVLGALKLAALRIESHHRRQLPKDDNYEDDLGVGLGSRWTAIEAVGLYVPGGTASYPSSVLMNAVPAKVAGVERIVIAVPATGGAVNPAVLAAARLVGVTEIYRIGGAQAIAALAYGTETIAPVAKITGPGNAYVAAAKRHVFGTVGIDMIAGPSEVLVIADKDNNPDWIAADLLAQAEHDASAQAILITDDAAFGKAVEQAVERQLKTLNRAETAAASWRDFGAVILVSDLNEAVPLANRIAAEHVELALADPDRLLDGIRNAGAIFVGAHTPEVIGDYVGGSNHVLPTARSARFSSGLSVLDFVKRTSILRLGPQQLRTLGPAAIALAVSEGLDAHARSVAIRLNLDR, encoded by the coding sequence TTGGCAATCTGGCTGGATCAGGCATCGGAAGGTTTCAAGCAGCATTTCGCCGCCTTTCTGACGACGAAGCGCGAAGTCTCGGAGGATGTGAATTCAGTCGCCCGCGCCATCATCGATGATGTCAGAGCGCGCGGCGATGTGGCGCTGGCCGAATATTCGCTGAAGTTCGACGGCATCGATTTTGCCACCGTGCCGATGCGCGTCACGCCGGAGGAGATCGACGCCGCTATCGAGGCGGTGCCCTCGGAAGTGCTGGGCGCCTTGAAGCTCGCGGCATTGCGCATCGAAAGCCACCATCGCCGCCAGCTGCCGAAGGACGATAACTACGAGGATGATCTCGGCGTCGGTCTCGGCTCGCGCTGGACGGCGATCGAGGCGGTCGGGCTCTATGTTCCGGGCGGCACCGCAAGTTATCCGAGCTCGGTGCTGATGAATGCGGTGCCGGCCAAGGTCGCCGGCGTCGAGCGCATCGTCATCGCCGTTCCTGCGACCGGCGGCGCCGTCAACCCGGCGGTGCTGGCCGCCGCCAGACTCGTCGGCGTCACCGAGATCTATCGCATCGGCGGCGCCCAGGCGATCGCCGCGCTCGCCTATGGCACCGAGACGATTGCCCCGGTCGCCAAGATCACCGGTCCCGGCAATGCCTATGTCGCCGCCGCCAAGCGCCATGTCTTCGGCACCGTCGGCATCGATATGATCGCCGGCCCCTCCGAGGTGCTGGTGATTGCCGACAAAGACAACAACCCGGATTGGATCGCCGCCGACCTCCTGGCGCAGGCCGAGCACGATGCCAGCGCCCAGGCGATCCTGATCACCGACGATGCCGCATTCGGCAAGGCGGTGGAGCAGGCGGTGGAACGCCAGCTGAAGACGTTGAACCGCGCCGAGACGGCGGCGGCAAGCTGGCGCGATTTCGGTGCGGTCATCCTCGTTTCCGATTTGAATGAGGCCGTTCCGCTGGCGAACCGCATCGCCGCCGAGCACGTCGAGCTCGCCCTCGCCGATCCCGACCGGCTGCTCGACGGCATCCGCAATGCCGGCGCGATCTTCGTCGGCGCTCATACGCCCGAGGTGATCGGCGATTATGTCGGCGGCTCGAACCACGTGCTGCCGACGGCGCGCTCGGCGCGCTTCTCGTCGGGTCTCTCAGTGCTCGATTTCGTCAAGCGCACCTCGATCCTGCGCCTTGGGCCGCAGCAGCTGCGCACCCTCGGCCCGGCGGCGATCGCGCTTGCGGTCTCCGAGGGCCTCGATGCGCATGCGCGATCGGTGGCGATCCGCCTCAATCTCGATAGGTGA
- a CDS encoding UPF0262 family protein, with product MAVGEFRLCDVVLDETIGRSTPDVEHERAVAIFDLIEENSFQPLGHSGGPYRLNISLVDSKLVFAIKTEEGGDVATHILSLTPFRRIVKDYFMICESYYEAIRSATPSRIEAIDMGRRGIHNEGSQTLKDRLAGKIEIDFDTARRLFTLVCVLYWRG from the coding sequence ATGGCGGTGGGCGAATTCCGGCTTTGTGACGTCGTCCTGGACGAGACGATCGGCCGTTCGACGCCCGATGTCGAGCATGAACGCGCTGTCGCCATCTTCGATCTGATCGAGGAGAACAGTTTCCAGCCGCTCGGTCATTCCGGCGGGCCCTACCGGCTGAACATCTCGCTGGTCGATTCGAAGCTGGTCTTCGCCATCAAGACGGAAGAGGGCGGCGATGTCGCCACTCATATCCTGTCGCTCACCCCCTTCCGGCGGATCGTCAAGGATTACTTCATGATCTGCGAAAGCTATTACGAAGCGATCCGCTCGGCCACGCCGAGTCGCATCGAGGCGATCGATATGGGCCGGCGCGGCATCCACAATGAAGGTTCGCAGACGCTGAAAGACAGGCTGGCGGGCAAGATCGAGATCGATTTCGACACCGCCCGGCGGCTTTTTACGCTGGTCTGCGTGCTCTACTGGCGCGGGTGA
- a CDS encoding low molecular weight phosphatase family protein, whose translation MELAADVDDGKRPGAILFMCGQNAIRSPMAEAIARSILPANTYIRSVGVRAGERDPFVDVVLEEIGLSLGRRQPQTLDDLDEDYFDLIITLSPPAHHAALELTRSNAVDVVYWPTMDPTVVAGTREQILESYREVRDHLAGLIESRLLKRKGIAAQSA comes from the coding sequence ATGGAGCTCGCCGCCGACGTCGACGACGGAAAGAGGCCGGGCGCCATCCTCTTCATGTGCGGGCAGAATGCCATCCGTTCGCCGATGGCCGAAGCGATAGCCCGTAGCATTCTCCCGGCCAATACCTATATACGCTCCGTCGGCGTTCGCGCCGGCGAACGCGATCCCTTCGTAGACGTCGTGCTGGAGGAGATCGGGCTTTCCCTCGGGCGCCGTCAGCCGCAGACGCTCGACGATCTCGATGAAGACTATTTCGACCTGATCATAACGCTTTCGCCGCCAGCCCACCACGCGGCGCTCGAGCTCACCCGGTCGAACGCGGTCGATGTCGTCTACTGGCCGACCATGGATCCGACTGTTGTTGCGGGAACGCGCGAGCAGATTCTGGAGAGCTACCGCGAGGTGCGCGATCATCTGGCCGGCCTGATCGAAAGCCGGCTGCTGAAAAGGAAAGGCATTGCCGCGCAATCGGCATGA